A single genomic interval of Tursiops truncatus isolate mTurTru1 chromosome 16, mTurTru1.mat.Y, whole genome shotgun sequence harbors:
- the LOC101322436 gene encoding zinc finger protein 39-like has product MNHRVVFRGGCTILHSHQQCTSSFRFSAKLSRRYSDFQCTLCPQALPPHYQYQGLVSLEDVAVNFTWEEWQDLDDAQRTLYRDVMLENYSSLVSLGHCITRPEVIIKLEQGAAPWTVKEKPQTRVSRCLMNHYIRNHEAEKDPENFTVESGGL; this is encoded by the exons at gaatcACCGTGTTGTCTTCCGtggtggctgcactattttacattcccaccagcagtgcacaag cagttttagattctcagcaaaattgagcagaagataCAGTGATTTCCAGTGTACTCTCTGCCCCCAGGCGCTGCCTCCCCATTATCAGTATCAG GGGTTGGTGTCACTTGAGGATGTGGCTGTGAACTTCACCTGGGAGGAGTGGCAGGACCTGGATGATGCTCAGAGGACCCTATACAGGGATGTCATGCTGGAGAACTACAGTAGCCTGGTGTCACTGG GGCATTGCATTACCAGGCCTGAGGTGATCATCAAGTTGGAGCAAGGAGCAGCACCATGGACTGTAAAAGAAAAACCCCAGACCAGGGTTTCCCGGT GTCTCATGAATCACTACATCAGAAACCATGAGGCTGAGAAGGACCCAGAAAACTTCACCGTGGAAAGCGGTGGCCTGTGA
- the CYP2E1 gene encoding cytochrome P450 2E1, producing the protein MAALGIVVALLVWMATLLLISIWKHIYSSWQLPPGPFPLPIVGNIFQLEFKDIPKSFTRLAERFGPVFTLYLGSRRFVVLHGYKAVKEVLLDYRNEFSGRGEIPAFRVHQDKGIIFNNGPTWQDTRRFSLTTLRDFGMGKQGNEQRIQREAQLLLGALWKTHGQPFDPTFVIGFAPYNVISDILFHRRADYNDRTALRMLSLFNENFYLLSTPWIQLYNNFSGCIRYLPGSHRKLMKNVSEIKEYALEGVKDHQRSLEASCPRDFTDTMLLEMEKEKHSTDPVYTLDNIAVTVADLLFAGTETTSTTLRYGLLILMKYPEVEEKLHEEIDRVIGPSRIPAIKDRLDMPYLDAVVHEIQRFIDLIPSNLFHEATRDTVFRGYVIPKGTVIIPTLDSLLYDSQEFPEPEKFKPEHFLNENGKFKYSDHFKPFSAGKRVCVGEGLARMELFLFLASILQHFNLKSPVDPMDIDLSPIAVGFAKVPPHYRLCVIPRSQV; encoded by the exons ATGGCCGCCCTGGGCATCGTGGTCGCCCTGCTGGTGTGGATGGCCACCCTGCTGCTCATCTCCATCTGGAAACACATCTACAGCAGCTGGCAACTGCCCCCTGGCCCTTTCCCACTGCCCATCGTTGGGAACATTTTCCAGTTGGAATTTAAGGATATTCCCAAGTCCTTCACCAGG CTGGCAGAGCGTTTCGGCCCGGTGTTCACCCTGTACCTGGGCTCACGGCGCTTCGTGGTCCTGCACGGCTACAAGGCCGTGAAGGAGGTCCTGCTCGACTACAGGAATGAGTTTTCTGGCAGAGGAGAAATCCCCGCGTTCCGGGTGCACCAGGACAAAG GGATTATTTTCAATAATGGACCGACCTGGCAGGACACCCGGCGGTTCTCCCTGACCACCCTCCGTGACTTCGGGATGGGGAAACAGGGCAATGAGCAGCGGATCCAGAGGGAGGCCCAGCTCCTGCTGGGGGCGCTCTGGAAGACCCATG GCCAGCCCTTCGACCCCACCTTTGTCATCGGCTTCGCGCCCTACAACGTCATCTCCGACATCCTCTTCCACAGACGCGCTGACTACAACGACAGGACGGCCCTGAGGATGCTGAGTCTGTTCAATGAGAACTTCTACCTGCTCAGCACACCCTGGATCCAG ctTTATAATAATTTCTCAGGCTGTATACGTTACCTGCCTGGAagccatagaaaactaatgaaaaatgtgtctgaAATAAAAGAGTACGCTCTAGAAGGAGTGAAGGACCACCAGAGGTCGCTGGAGGCCAGCTGCCCCCGAGACTTCACTGACACCATGCTGTTGGAAATGGAGAAG GAAAAACACAGTACAGACCCTGTGTACACTTTGGACAACATTGCTGTGACCGTGGCTGACCTGCTCTTTGCGGGGACAGAGACCACCAGCACCACCCTGAGATACGGGCTCCTGATTCTCATGAAATACCCGGAGGTCGAAG AGAAACTTCATGAGGAAATTGACAGGGTGATTGGGCCAAGCCGAATCCCTGCCATCAAGGACAGGCTGGATATGCCCTACCTGGATGCCGTGGTGCATGAGATTCAGCGATTCATCGACCTCATTCCCTCCAACCTGTTCCACGAAGCAACCCGGGACACAGTGTTCAGAGGATACGTCATCCCCAAG GGCACAGTCATAATTCCGACGCTGGACTCCCTCTTGTATGACAGCCAAGAATTCCCCGAACCAGAGAAGTTTAAGCCAGAGCACTTTctgaatgaaaatggaaagttCAAGTACAGTGACCATTTCAAGCCATTTTCCGCAG GAAAGCGGGTGTGTGTTGGAGAAGGCCTGGCTCGCATGGAACTGTTCCTGTTCTTGGCCTCCATCCTGCAGCACTTTAACTTGAAGTCGCCAGTGGACCCCATGGATATCGACCTCAGCCCCATCGCAGTTGGGTTTGCCAAGGTCCCCCCCCATTACAGACTCTGTGTCATTCCCCGCTCACAAGTGTGA